cggcgtctgtcataatcatagcgtggttttgggacgttaaaccccacaaatcaatcatcaattatcACAAGTGAGGGTCTCGGAATCGCTTCTTCTCAATTAtgtaaatcaataaatcaatcaatgtacTTGTTGATCAGTCAGTTTATTTTCACCCCAGTAGCAGAGGGTGGGAAAATAAGTTTATAAACCGTacttaaaaaatatatattttatgCACGTAAATTTCAGGCACTTTTTAAGGCCAAGTTGATCCTATCAGATCCTCTAGTTCTTCTCGCTCATTCGAAAATCACACAGTTAAATAATTAGGTAATAGTAATTTAGGAGGGGACACGAGAAGTATTCTTTTACCGCATAGCACGACCGAAGTTTGCAGCGTAATCGGCTTTGGTAGTTCTAGGGTGGCAAGTAAGCAAAAGGAAGAGTATGTGAGTTCTTATTTGCCCTGTAGATGACTCTCTGAAGAAACACACGTCCGCTTTTAAAGGGTTGTCATGACTTTTTGAATAGAGTGTAATGATCTCTAAAAATAGGTCGTGTGTGTTTTAAAAAGAATCATATCTAGTCAGGACTCACGAAGAAGAGTAAAAGGACTCATTCGCATTTCGTACTGTCTGCCGAATTCAAGCCGATCAATCGGACAATTAAGCAGTTCCTTTACTCTCATTGGGTGTAGCGTGCTTTGGGAGTGACACGCGGTTCTCGCTGAAGCGCTCAGTCTTCATTGCGGgtatcatatggtgattttgggccGCTAaatcccacacatcaatcaatcaatccatcattGTGGGTAGTTGCAGGGTGGCAGTCAATCAAGCCAAGCCAATCCACCATCATACCAGTCACTCATTCACCCAGTCTATCAAAATAAACgcaataaatcaataaattttTGTCCATACAGGaggtattcacgtcacgtcatccACAAGGCGCGCTAGCGTGGCAGTCGCCATACTTGTGGTCTAGTACACTCTACTCGCGCGTTAACGTCATCGTCGTGCCACGACCAAAGTTCTGGTCTCGGTAGCTACTGTTACATTGATATCTTCTTCAagaagaacggacggacggatggacggaggggggatggatggatggatcctgctgtgccctttagatcgggtagTGACGTGAGCCATAAAGCTAAGTACTaccactgtgtgtttaaggattgaattctactcgcgcctcgattgtagtcaccaatcagttagcctcctaaAGAtaatttctacccgtttaaagtttattttgccttcactgtccctaaacctcaaTGCTTCGAAAATTCCGCGCCATCatcttggactatagggtggagacctttgcagaacattatcaaatgtccagccgtttcctcctcctctctgcacgccctacataccgtgtctgtgccttcgtatttggctcgatacgTCTTGATccacaatactcccgttctggcctcgaacatcagagaactaccccgagaattatcgtacaTCTACCCCGAGAATATCGTAGATGACATACACATTACGCCATCTAGTGACCAACTCGTAAACTAGAGGTGGCGACAAACTACCAccatcactactactactactactactactactactactactactactactactactactactgtagAGGAACAAAGGACCCATGGCCTAACGAGTTTCGCCCCATAAAATTTGCCCAGATGTTTCAACTATttacgtgtttagaaaaagtgtttcgtgatttcgagtacttcgtactcaacaatGGGACAGTAGTGGCTGAGAGGCCTTATACTGTGTTTTAAAAAGTACCTAACATTTTAAAGTACCAGGAGCGGACAGCCGTCCCAAGGGTGGGCTCCCACCACAAAGCACTACGCAGGGGCGTAGGCTTTGTGTTAAGataaaagtgggtaacgatttagagtatttcgcactctactatgggagagctgaaagccgtcccgtgggcttcACACTTTATGagactgtgtgtttagaaaaagtggttaaccatttagagtactaggtactttactatgggagagcataaagccgtccttaTGTGTGTTTAAATAAAGTGgttcacgatttagagtacttcatactcaactatgggaaAGCACGCCGTCCCTTTTTAGAATAAATaattaacaatttcgagtactttgcATTCTACTTTGGGAGAGCATAAAACTGTCCCGTGGTTTtagtgtcggggggggggggggtaaaaaagTAGGTTACGATTCAGAGTACATGGTACCTCTAAAAAAATTTATTCCAGGCATATTTTATGAAAACGCCTTAGCAACACACATCAACTGACCTCACCCTGAAAAGACTCCTTGTTTGCTGTGGTTTCGTTAATGTCATTTCTAGCATTTATATTCACCGTATGTAGAGGATCTTCAGATCATTTCTTTAAAGTAAAGCTCTCTAAAGTTGCTTCGTGTCTGTTATGCAAACATCTCTCGTAGCATGAGTGTGAAGTTTGTCTTTACAGAAGTAGTTGAAGGGTTATCGTACAGAGGCGTCCACTTTGAACACCGCACCTAGCGGCCAGCGCTGCGCGGGGCGCCTCTAGCGGGCGCTTGGGGAACTGCCTGGTGGGAAGAACTGTGTGAATACCTCCTGTAGAGATTATAGCGTGGTTTTCACGAGCTATTCCCAGTTCCAAAGTGAACGCTCGTGAAGCTGTCCAATCGCAACCGCAGTTCACAACCCTCAGCGCGGGTAGTTCGCCCTGTAGTTGTAGGGCGGTGGTGGCTCGGGTGGCGCGGTCGGCGAGGGCATCGGCATTGTGGACGGCTGTCCCGAGGGGCTCGCCAtgtgatggccggcctggaggaGGCCCCTCTGCGCATGCTGCGCTGCCTGCTGCTCGTAGTAGTTCGGCTGTGGATGCGGCGAGACTGCGGAGGTCATGGCTACCGGGACGGGAGGGTACGACCCGGCGTACGTGTAGGGCGCCACGCCCGACATTGCCGGAGCCATGGCCGGAGGCACGACTATGTGCTGTGTGACCTGCGACACGTCGGGTGAACATCCACTTGTACGTTCGCTCTCAATATGTGTTGGAACACACTTTTCGTACTTATAAAATGGCGCCAACACTGCAAAATTGCACATATATAGAAACAGAAATGAACTAAACGCTTTATATTAGCGGTTCTTTGTGAACCTATTGAACATTTGTCGGTGTCATCGTTCAGGTTCGCAGTCACTTTAACCGCCGCCAGCGTGTTGCAGCTAATATTGAGCGCGACTGTACACATCACGGTTATTCAGTGCCCGTGCGGGGTTTGTAATATTTCGGCGAATTCTTTTCAAACTACTGCATCTGCAGTAATCAAAATCCACAGTCTCTTATCTCGCTAGTAGACTTGACGATGGAAGCTATAACGTGTGTATTATTGCAGCGTCATTTTCGATTTTAGTTTAGTTGTAATTGCTCCGAATTCTTCTCGGTTACTCCTGATTTGCTTCTTAACTCGTTGTTGACAAATTCGCGAACTTTCTTTCTTTCGGGCTGTTTTGGCGCCCCATTAACGTTTTTTTAACTACCTAAAGGGGACATAGGCACATCCATTATGCCTTGAAAATTACGCGCAGCTTGGCACTCCCTCAACAaacacgcaagcacgcacgcactTACTCTGTCACTCACCCtcattctcactcactcactcactcattgtctatttctctctcttaAATTATCTACAAACTGAGTGCTGTTTGTGGGCTATGGTCGCGAGTACTCGCGTGTGTGAATGATGGAGCGCCACGTTACGTACGTGCAATATTCAAAAAGTCCCCACATACAGCGGCACGGGAATATTAATCGCGGTAAGTTTCCTCGAAAGAGCGTATAATGAGTCGGAAAAATGGTCATGACCGGGCCAGCGAGAACAACACGCGGATATGAGAGAGGCGCACTTGTGTCGTAGTTTTCTTCTCTCGTCCGCGTGTTGTTTGCGCTGGCCgtctaatacccgtgccacacgggctgagaaaatggcatttacccccgaatgccttcagatttattgccattcgcgcggtgccacacgggcgaacgaaatggcattcgtccgaacgccattcgccaccaaatgccttcgccagaactctgttgactgagaaatgcctactctcgacgacacagctcgcgaagtgcgatttacctcAAAGTAAATAAAACAAATGATATCCAGCTAAAAATAAAacttcccgtcttttatttgcactaaactttaaaaaaagtgctttgaacgttatacgaagatCAAGTTGAAATGGTTTGAAATTAATTGAAGTTCAATGTCCTGAAGCTGGCGCATAATAACTCGTCTCTGCTCCAGAATTATTCGCTCCTGAGCACGATGCTTTGCACGGAAACACACAAGTGCTGCCGTGAAAAAATGAACTTTGCGAACATCTTCTTCAGAGAGATGCGACAGGCGCGATTTTCTaattacgctgtggatctgactaagtgttggcttaggttgctacggtcggctgcaacgtcgtaaaacaaagcaagacactacaacttaggacagcgtaatatgcttatttcTACTTTTAATGACTAtatgatgtgtatgaagcttgtaaacgcttgtttattttttttattgctattcccccaatgctcacttggaaggtgctgcgatcgacatcttcaagtcaaatgtcattcgctttggacgtgtagcagcgccggcgaaacaaatgtcattcgggaactgaaggccttcgccaccaaatgtcattttctatgcccgcgTGGCACGGGTATAATTCGTCTCGAACGCGCAACGATGATTGCGCGTGAATTGCTCACCAGAGTGCGCCGCCTTCTTCGACGGTAGCAGCAGCACAGGAAGACCGAGACGGCCGCCGCGACGATCGCTACGACGATCCCCACAATGGCGCCGGTGGACAGGAGTTCGCGGGACCGATGACGTTTCCCTGTACATCAGAACGTGTAGaacgtgggaggggggggggggggtcgaagaAGAATCGACAGAAGTCGCACTAAGTTAACAGTAAGCAATGGTGGGCGAAGGCTACTTGGCGTGCTTGTCATGTGTGTTTGGGTGGAGAGGGGGCCCTTATTCTTGTACGCTTAACTGCTTTTTTATATGGACGCTAAAGAGAAACAACGAATTTGTTTAGATTGACAAAATGTACTCTTAAGAACTCTAATTCCAACCCCCcacctccaccaaaagatgttacggggaagatttaatcaccgacagcaggtcttgctaacggcttaaagagcgcacagtcatgcaggccaacgggagaagctcgagagaccaacccacaacaaccacgttgtcgtcttcctcctttcgcgtgccatttcagctgtgccg
This genomic interval from Rhipicephalus microplus isolate Deutch F79 chromosome 10, USDA_Rmic, whole genome shotgun sequence contains the following:
- the LOC119181125 gene encoding uncharacterized protein LOC119181125, whose product is MYRCLWSTAGSVCLAIFLDAARAESTDWEDQMRRQFQPSYDDSRWKRHRSRELLSTGAIVGIVVAIVAAAVSVFLCCCYRRRRRRTLVTQHIVVPPAMAPAMSGVAPYTYAGSYPPVPVAMTSAVSPHPQPNYYEQQAAQHAQRGLLQAGHHMASPSGQPSTMPMPSPTAPPEPPPPYNYRANYPR